A genome region from Mycobacterium florentinum includes the following:
- a CDS encoding SDR family NAD(P)-dependent oxidoreductase — translation MIDLTGQVAVVTGAGRGLGRLYALDLARRGAAVVVNDLGGSMRGDGADAKVADEVVDEITKAGGRAIASHDSVDSPAGGQAIIDAAVGAFGRVDAVVSNAGIFGSVAFEDLSVDDWTRMLRVHLDGAFYLSQPAYREMKRNGGGRFVFISSSAGIFGQPMEAHYAAAKAGLVGLTNVIAIEGEAHGILANSVMPTGFSRMVTETVGDEKFLAESGFMQAIRPELVVPLVTFLASRACTFTHRNYSAAAGRYARVFVGLSEGWLADTDSEPTAEDIEAHLEQMSATERFLVPGSIVDEVLEVCERRGVSAMPGNAEVAFPEPQSR, via the coding sequence ATGATTGACTTAACCGGTCAGGTGGCCGTGGTCACCGGCGCCGGTCGGGGGCTCGGCCGGCTGTACGCGCTCGACCTGGCCCGCCGCGGCGCCGCCGTGGTGGTCAACGATCTCGGCGGTTCGATGCGCGGCGACGGTGCCGACGCGAAGGTCGCCGACGAGGTGGTCGACGAGATCACCAAGGCCGGCGGCCGGGCGATCGCGTCCCACGACTCGGTGGACAGCCCGGCGGGTGGCCAAGCCATTATCGATGCGGCCGTGGGTGCGTTCGGGCGCGTGGACGCGGTCGTCAGCAATGCGGGGATCTTCGGCAGCGTGGCATTCGAGGACCTCTCGGTCGACGACTGGACCCGAATGCTGCGCGTGCATCTCGACGGCGCGTTCTATCTGTCCCAGCCCGCCTATCGCGAAATGAAACGCAACGGCGGCGGCAGATTCGTGTTCATCTCATCCTCGGCCGGCATCTTCGGCCAGCCGATGGAGGCTCACTACGCCGCCGCGAAGGCCGGTCTGGTGGGATTGACGAACGTGATCGCGATCGAGGGCGAAGCGCACGGAATCCTCGCGAATTCCGTTATGCCGACCGGCTTCTCGCGGATGGTCACCGAGACCGTGGGTGACGAGAAGTTTCTCGCCGAGTCCGGCTTCATGCAGGCGATTCGTCCCGAACTGGTGGTGCCGCTGGTGACCTTCCTCGCCAGCCGCGCCTGCACGTTCACCCACCGCAACTACTCGGCCGCCGCCGGACGCTATGCACGGGTGTTCGTCGGGCTGAGCGAGGGCTGGCTGGCGGACACCGACAGCGAACCCACCGCCGAAGACATCGAGGCGCACCTCGAGCAGATGTCGGCCACCGAGCGGTTTCTCGTTCCCGGCTCGATCGTCGACGAGGTGTTGGAAGTCTGTGAGCGACGCGGCGTCAGCGCGATGCCGGGCAACGCAGAGGTCGCATTCCCTGAGCCACAGTCGCGATAG
- a CDS encoding CbbQ/NirQ/NorQ/GpvN family protein: MTNESGIACRNGANPDPEADAGGRPYYRAVGSEEAIFKAAYRQGLALVLKGPTGCGKTRFVEAMAHDLGRPLITVSCHDDLTTADLVGRYLLRGDETVWVDGPLTRAVREGAICYLDEVVEARQDTTVVLHPLADHRRQLPIERLGITLDAAPGFGLVVSYNPGYQSVLKDLKDSTRQRMVAIEFGFPAADVEEGIVAHEAGVDAATAAELVRFGQAIRRLETGGLREVASTRVLIAAGRLLTEGLSMPEAARAAIAGPLTDDVAVGRALGEMVDVYLGGGG, from the coding sequence ATGACCAACGAGTCCGGGATCGCTTGCCGCAACGGTGCGAATCCCGACCCGGAAGCCGACGCTGGGGGGCGGCCCTATTACCGGGCGGTCGGTAGCGAAGAGGCGATCTTCAAGGCCGCGTATCGCCAGGGCCTGGCGCTCGTGTTGAAGGGGCCGACGGGTTGCGGCAAGACCCGCTTCGTCGAGGCGATGGCCCACGACCTGGGCCGGCCGCTGATCACCGTGTCCTGTCACGACGACCTCACCACGGCCGACCTGGTCGGGCGTTATTTGCTGCGCGGCGACGAGACGGTATGGGTGGACGGCCCGCTGACCCGCGCGGTGCGTGAGGGCGCGATCTGCTACCTGGACGAGGTCGTGGAGGCCCGGCAGGACACCACCGTGGTGCTGCACCCGCTCGCCGACCACCGGCGACAGCTGCCGATCGAGCGCCTCGGCATCACCCTGGACGCGGCCCCCGGCTTCGGCCTGGTGGTGTCCTACAACCCCGGCTATCAAAGCGTGCTCAAGGACCTCAAGGATTCAACCCGCCAGCGCATGGTCGCGATCGAATTCGGTTTCCCCGCAGCCGATGTCGAAGAGGGGATCGTCGCACACGAAGCGGGTGTGGATGCCGCCACCGCGGCCGAGCTGGTTCGTTTCGGCCAGGCCATCCGCCGGCTGGAAACCGGGGGCCTGCGCGAGGTCGCGTCGACCCGCGTCCTGATCGCGGCGGGCAGGCTGCTCACCGAGGGCCTGAGCATGCCGGAGGCGGCGCGGGCCGCGATCGCCGGTCCACTCACCGATGATGTTGCCGTCGGCCGGGCGCTGGGCGAAATGGTCGACGTCTACCTGGGCGGCGGCGGATAG
- a CDS encoding nitroreductase family protein, whose translation MDIEYLLTATRSARKTLDLDAQVDLEDIRECLRVGLQAANGSNSQAWRWLVVADPKKRETIAELYRDAYLKRVGGQLLADLLPSGTPESRLMSSTEWLVENMAKVPLLVIPSYEPYLPRIDGDESFHLATLYGSIFPAVWNFQLALHTRGYGTCVTTLHLHHEDEVRELLGIPPSFVQGALLPVGRLRAGHTFSPAPRRPLDEVVAVDSWDGPGL comes from the coding sequence ATGGATATCGAATACCTGCTGACCGCCACCCGTTCCGCGCGTAAGACGCTCGACCTGGACGCGCAGGTGGACCTCGAGGACATTCGCGAATGCCTGCGCGTCGGCCTGCAGGCCGCCAACGGCTCGAACTCGCAGGCCTGGCGCTGGCTGGTGGTCGCGGATCCGAAGAAGCGGGAAACGATCGCCGAGTTGTACCGCGACGCATACCTGAAGCGGGTCGGCGGTCAGCTGCTCGCCGACCTGCTGCCGAGCGGCACGCCGGAGAGCCGGCTCATGTCGTCGACGGAGTGGCTGGTCGAGAACATGGCGAAGGTACCGCTGCTGGTAATCCCAAGCTATGAGCCCTACTTGCCGCGCATCGACGGCGACGAATCGTTTCACCTGGCAACCCTGTACGGGTCGATCTTCCCCGCGGTGTGGAACTTTCAGCTGGCCTTGCACACCCGGGGCTACGGCACCTGCGTGACGACGCTGCATCTGCACCACGAAGACGAGGTGCGCGAGCTGCTGGGGATCCCGCCGTCGTTCGTCCAGGGCGCCCTGCTGCCGGTGGGCCGATTGCGGGCCGGGCACACCTTCTCCCCCGCCCCGCGGCGTCCGCTCGATGAGGTGGTCGCGGTGGACAGTTGGGACGGTCCCGGGCTCTAG
- a CDS encoding acyl-CoA dehydrogenase family protein gives MDFSYPAELEQFRVELRDWLSANLTEELVAARRPSGRDDASFEMLRGWSRTMSDAGWAAVSWPREYGGRGATVLEQLVYTEETTRARAPMPLNVIGMNNIAPAIMQYGTEDQKKTLLRRMMRADDIWCQGMSEPEAGSDLASLRTRAVRDGDDFVVNGQKIWTSLGHRAHWCQLYVRTDPDAPKHKGISCLIVDMKLPGIEVRPLVTLNGDTDFAEVFFHDVRVPADALLGPLNGGWQVATTTLSHERAGAARLYAEMRVRLEELVDDIAAQTDALDDPVTLRRLGEIAVRIKYLEVLCQRSISATLHGGSEITAFGSASLAKTVWGEIGQDMAALAFDVLGTRGDDAAWANYRLTSRSLTIAGGTTQINKNITAQRVLGLPRK, from the coding sequence GTGGACTTCTCCTACCCGGCGGAATTGGAACAGTTCCGCGTCGAACTGCGCGACTGGCTGTCCGCGAACCTGACCGAAGAGCTGGTGGCCGCACGCCGGCCCTCGGGCCGCGACGATGCGTCATTCGAGATGCTGCGCGGGTGGAGCCGCACCATGTCCGACGCGGGATGGGCCGCGGTCTCCTGGCCGCGCGAATACGGCGGCCGCGGAGCGACGGTGCTCGAGCAGCTGGTCTACACCGAGGAGACCACCCGCGCGCGGGCTCCGATGCCGCTCAACGTCATTGGGATGAACAACATCGCCCCCGCAATCATGCAGTACGGCACCGAAGACCAGAAGAAGACGCTGCTGCGCCGCATGATGCGCGCCGACGACATCTGGTGCCAGGGAATGTCGGAGCCCGAGGCCGGATCCGATCTCGCCTCGCTGCGCACCCGCGCCGTCCGGGACGGCGACGACTTCGTCGTCAACGGCCAGAAGATCTGGACCTCGCTCGGGCACCGGGCGCACTGGTGCCAGCTGTATGTGCGCACCGATCCCGACGCCCCGAAGCACAAGGGAATCTCGTGCCTGATCGTCGACATGAAGCTGCCCGGGATCGAGGTCCGTCCGCTCGTCACGCTCAACGGCGACACCGATTTCGCCGAGGTGTTCTTTCACGACGTGCGGGTGCCCGCCGACGCGTTGCTCGGACCGCTCAACGGCGGTTGGCAAGTAGCCACCACCACGCTCAGCCACGAACGGGCCGGGGCCGCACGGCTCTACGCCGAAATGCGGGTGCGGCTGGAAGAGCTGGTGGACGACATCGCCGCGCAGACCGACGCACTCGACGATCCGGTGACGCTGCGGCGCCTCGGCGAAATCGCGGTCCGCATCAAGTATCTCGAGGTGCTGTGTCAGCGGTCGATCTCGGCGACCCTGCACGGCGGGTCGGAAATCACCGCATTCGGATCGGCCAGCCTCGCCAAGACCGTGTGGGGTGAGATCGGACAGGACATGGCCGCGTTGGCCTTCGACGTGCTGGGTACCCGCGGCGACGACGCCGCGTGGGCGAACTACCGGCTCACCTCACGCTCGCTGACCATCGCGGGCGGAACCACGCAGATCAACAAGAACATCACCGCGCAACGCGTACTCGGATTGCCACGCAAATGA
- a CDS encoding acyl-CoA dehydrogenase family protein — protein sequence MNLELSDEQVALRDTTRRFLADKAPISGHVRELLDNPTGMDDAVWRGLADLGTTGLLVPEEHGGAGMTMVEAGVVAEELGAALHPGPWLSTAVAAPRALTRLCDNDSAATILAGIADGTTVATVSFLDFQNVAAEDGNVLRGELGDVSDAAAADVLLVLAEDPDGTALFAVNTDSSGITVAPERGIDQTRKQFRVRLDGVPAQRLATAASADVAAVIDDLLIATAADALGAARAVMDLAVEYAKVRKQFGQVIGSFQAIQHLCVDMYETVELARSGVIHALWAADADLGSDEKHLAALRAKAFAGRLATVGDTAIQVLGGIGYTWEHDAHLYLKRLLSWSSLLGGPDRYLAEVGARLTRRGR from the coding sequence ATGAACCTCGAACTCAGCGACGAACAGGTCGCGCTGCGCGACACCACCCGGCGCTTTCTTGCTGACAAGGCACCGATTTCGGGTCACGTGCGCGAACTGCTCGACAATCCGACCGGCATGGATGATGCGGTCTGGCGTGGCCTGGCCGACCTCGGTACCACTGGGCTGTTGGTGCCGGAGGAACACGGCGGCGCGGGGATGACGATGGTCGAGGCCGGCGTCGTGGCCGAAGAGCTCGGCGCCGCCCTGCATCCGGGGCCGTGGCTGTCCACCGCGGTGGCCGCCCCGCGCGCCCTGACGCGGCTCTGCGACAATGACAGTGCTGCAACGATTTTGGCCGGCATCGCGGACGGGACGACGGTCGCCACCGTCAGCTTCCTGGACTTCCAGAATGTCGCTGCCGAAGACGGCAACGTCCTGCGGGGTGAGCTCGGCGACGTGTCCGATGCGGCGGCGGCCGACGTGCTGCTGGTGCTTGCCGAAGACCCGGACGGCACGGCGCTTTTCGCGGTGAACACCGACTCTTCCGGTATCACCGTGGCGCCCGAGCGCGGTATCGATCAGACCCGCAAACAGTTTCGCGTCCGGCTCGACGGCGTGCCCGCGCAGCGGCTGGCCACGGCGGCATCCGCCGACGTTGCGGCGGTGATCGACGACCTGCTGATCGCCACCGCCGCCGACGCGCTCGGCGCCGCGCGGGCCGTCATGGACCTCGCCGTCGAATACGCAAAAGTCAGAAAGCAATTCGGTCAGGTCATCGGATCGTTTCAGGCGATCCAGCATCTGTGCGTCGATATGTACGAGACCGTCGAACTGGCCCGCAGCGGCGTGATCCACGCGCTCTGGGCCGCCGACGCCGACCTTGGATCCGACGAAAAGCATCTCGCCGCGCTGCGAGCCAAGGCGTTCGCCGGGCGACTGGCCACCGTGGGCGACACGGCCATCCAGGTGCTCGGCGGGATCGGCTACACCTGGGAGCACGACGCGCATCTCTACCTCAAGCGCCTGCTGAGCTGGAGCTCACTTCTCGGCGGACCCGACCGGTATCTCGCCGAAGTCGGTGCGCGCCTTACCCGGAGAGGGCGCTGA
- a CDS encoding TetR/AcrR family transcriptional regulator produces the protein MAKAETLAKGKRATADRLDQAGNDDSGTRRTEILQTAASLIASSGLRTSLQEIADAAGILPGSLYHHFESKEAILIELIRRYQDDLHRIGENAKARLDEADSRPAAAKIIELGAAVANCAVHHRAALQMSFYEGPSADPELMNLTRQQSVAVQEAMVQTLRAGRWTGYIKPDIDLPTLADRICQTMLQVGLDVMRHNSAPDQVAELLCRIILQGLAARPPTDAALDRSNAFAAASAVIESWADDSDADPSDKAAHVRAVARTEFGRKGYEATTIRDIASAAGLGTGTVYRVIGSKDELLDSIMVSFGQKVEAGWVSVLRSDATPIEKLDALSWINVNALDRFSDEFRIQLAWMRQSPPTANPGWSYPTRLRQMKSLLSEGIRSGEIRIDAPSTAMLARCVIGLQWIPENILREIGKRPALVHTRDTVLRGAAVRGK, from the coding sequence ATGGCCAAAGCCGAAACCTTGGCTAAGGGCAAGCGGGCGACGGCGGATCGTCTGGATCAGGCCGGCAACGACGACTCCGGGACGCGCCGCACCGAGATCCTGCAGACCGCCGCGTCTTTGATCGCATCCTCGGGATTGCGAACGTCGTTGCAGGAGATCGCCGACGCGGCCGGGATTCTGCCGGGAAGCCTGTATCACCACTTCGAATCCAAAGAAGCGATCCTGATCGAGCTGATCCGCCGCTATCAGGACGACCTGCACCGCATCGGGGAAAACGCCAAGGCGCGCTTGGACGAGGCCGATTCGCGACCGGCCGCCGCGAAGATCATCGAGCTGGGGGCGGCGGTCGCCAACTGTGCCGTGCACCATCGGGCCGCGCTGCAGATGTCCTTCTACGAGGGACCGAGCGCGGACCCGGAATTGATGAACCTGACCCGGCAACAGTCCGTCGCGGTGCAAGAGGCGATGGTGCAGACGCTGCGCGCCGGCAGGTGGACCGGCTACATCAAGCCCGACATCGATCTCCCCACGCTGGCCGACCGCATCTGTCAGACCATGCTGCAGGTCGGGCTCGACGTGATGCGCCACAACTCGGCACCCGACCAGGTGGCGGAACTGCTGTGCCGAATCATCTTGCAAGGCTTGGCGGCCCGGCCCCCCACCGATGCGGCGCTGGATCGGTCCAACGCCTTTGCAGCCGCCAGCGCGGTCATCGAATCGTGGGCCGACGACAGCGACGCCGATCCCAGTGACAAGGCCGCCCATGTCCGTGCGGTGGCACGAACCGAATTCGGCCGCAAAGGGTACGAAGCCACCACGATCCGCGATATCGCGTCGGCGGCGGGTCTTGGCACCGGCACCGTCTATCGGGTGATCGGCTCCAAGGACGAACTTCTCGACTCGATCATGGTGTCGTTCGGGCAGAAGGTTGAGGCCGGCTGGGTCAGCGTGCTGCGCTCGGATGCCACACCCATCGAGAAGCTGGACGCGCTGAGCTGGATCAACGTCAATGCACTGGACCGGTTCTCCGACGAATTCCGGATTCAGCTGGCGTGGATGCGGCAATCGCCGCCGACCGCCAATCCGGGCTGGTCGTATCCTACCCGATTGCGGCAGATGAAATCCCTGCTCTCCGAAGGCATTCGCTCCGGCGAGATCCGCATCGACGCTCCGTCCACCGCCATGCTGGCGCGCTGCGTCATCGGTCTGCAGTGGATACCGGAGAACATTCTGCGCGAAATCGGCAAGCGACCGGCGCTGGTGCACACCCGTGACACCGTCTTGCGCGGCGCGGCCGTGCGCGGCAAGTAG
- a CDS encoding nitric oxide reductase activation protein NorD, which translates to MGDDAGAQRWQALGMLASALAGRAVAVAGLSPGEPAWTDGQTIHVDAAASARAKLEAVAVQASMIAAGSLDPDVLRSLVRHPRLAKRYLALEGHRALVANAPLLPTVLASLGNRDIACRSDSPAASLETAAGRAPLDDPAPAFGVIRAAKVLAACARVTEQDERAGAAHVPRNRGPQELEELDDGEVDDSDDPDLFTSPVGGGGFIGKWLKKMLSSARKTGSGGGPPGADAPTHRTNSAKRGAHAVSSLASTASEDINDSEAAADGVRYPEWDASRKRYRPAWCTVREVEPTTKASATQAIEDAIGVRRSLSRLGMGLHRRHRQSQGDDIDIDAAVEARVEVRAGSVPDESVYLDSLRRRRDLSVLLLLDVSGSAAEPGTVGRTVHEQQRTAVASLTVALHDLGDRVSLYAYYSQGRTAVTMVPVKRFNDHLDAHIIRRLNSLEPGAYSRLGAAIRHGSAVLEVHGGTSRRLLVVLSDGLAYDHGYERAYGAADARRALTEARRRGTGCVCLTIGAGTDVASLRRVFGSTAHATIARPDQLAGVIGPLFRSALRSAEVRRRVSA; encoded by the coding sequence GTGGGGGACGACGCTGGTGCACAGCGGTGGCAGGCCCTGGGCATGCTCGCGTCCGCGCTGGCGGGCCGGGCCGTTGCGGTCGCGGGCCTGTCGCCGGGCGAACCTGCCTGGACCGACGGCCAGACCATTCACGTCGATGCCGCCGCATCCGCGCGCGCGAAACTGGAAGCCGTGGCCGTCCAGGCCTCGATGATCGCGGCCGGCAGCCTGGACCCCGACGTCCTGCGGTCCTTGGTTCGTCACCCGCGGCTGGCCAAGCGCTACCTCGCGCTCGAGGGGCACCGGGCATTGGTTGCCAATGCTCCTTTGCTGCCAACGGTTTTGGCGTCGCTGGGCAACCGCGACATTGCGTGTCGCAGTGACTCGCCCGCCGCGTCGTTGGAGACGGCTGCCGGGCGGGCGCCGCTCGACGACCCGGCGCCGGCGTTCGGCGTGATCCGCGCGGCCAAGGTGCTGGCCGCGTGCGCGCGCGTCACCGAACAAGACGAACGGGCGGGCGCCGCGCATGTCCCGCGCAACCGCGGCCCGCAGGAGCTGGAGGAACTCGACGACGGGGAGGTCGACGACTCCGACGATCCCGACCTGTTCACCAGCCCGGTCGGTGGGGGCGGCTTCATCGGCAAGTGGCTGAAGAAGATGCTGTCGTCCGCCCGCAAGACCGGCAGCGGCGGCGGACCGCCCGGCGCGGACGCCCCGACGCATCGCACCAACTCCGCGAAACGCGGTGCGCACGCCGTATCCTCGCTGGCCTCGACCGCGAGCGAGGACATCAACGACTCCGAAGCCGCGGCGGACGGCGTGCGGTATCCGGAATGGGACGCCTCCCGCAAGCGCTACCGGCCCGCCTGGTGCACGGTGCGGGAGGTCGAGCCGACGACCAAGGCCTCGGCGACGCAGGCGATCGAGGACGCCATCGGGGTGCGACGGTCGCTCTCCCGGCTCGGCATGGGACTGCACCGTCGGCACCGCCAGTCGCAGGGGGACGACATCGACATCGACGCCGCCGTCGAGGCTCGCGTCGAGGTGCGGGCCGGATCGGTGCCCGATGAGTCGGTGTACCTGGACAGCCTGCGACGCCGGCGCGACCTGTCGGTGTTGCTGCTGCTCGACGTGTCGGGGTCGGCGGCCGAGCCCGGAACGGTCGGGCGCACGGTGCACGAGCAACAGCGCACGGCGGTGGCCAGCCTGACCGTCGCGTTGCACGATCTCGGTGACCGGGTCTCGCTCTACGCCTATTACTCGCAGGGGCGCACGGCGGTAACCATGGTGCCCGTCAAGCGGTTCAACGACCATCTCGACGCCCACATCATCCGGCGGCTGAACAGCCTGGAACCCGGTGCGTACTCCCGGCTCGGCGCGGCCATCCGGCACGGCTCGGCCGTGCTGGAGGTGCACGGCGGTACGTCCCGGCGGCTGCTGGTGGTGCTGTCCGACGGCCTTGCCTACGACCACGGATACGAGCGGGCCTACGGCGCCGCGGATGCGCGCCGCGCGCTGACCGAGGCCCGCCGGCGGGGGACCGGCTGCGTGTGCCTGACCATCGGCGCCGGCACCGACGTGGCGTCGCTGCGCCGGGTGTTCGGCAGCACCGCACATGCGACGATCGCGCGCCCGGATCAGCTCGCCGGGGTGATCGGACCGCTGTTCCGGTCGGCGTTGCGCTCGGCGGAGGTCCGCCGGAGGGTGAGCGCCTGA